ATCTGGTCCCCAACATCCCCGTCCTTGACGAACATGAACGGGCAGTACCACTTCCCCACCACCGCCGGGTCCGAGCTCTTCCTGTCGATAGGGAAGTCAAGGCTCGGGAGCTTTGACCTCTGAGAGTCATTGACTCCCTGCGCGtcatcatccaagaagaagttcTTGGGCGTTTTGCCATGGAGGGTCCAGCCTTTCCTCTTCAGGAATCTCGGAGGATAGCCATCTGGGGCGACGGACTTCGCGTGGAAGCCACCATAGCCACATGTAGTCTCGCGTGGGTAGATAATGAACTGCTGGTACATGTCGTTGGGATCCAACGGCCTCGGTTTCTTGTCTTTAACGTAGCGGAAGCACAAGCAGGTGCCTTTGTCTTCTTCCGTCGAATTACCGTGCGCTTCCCTACATGGCCATTCAAGATAGAATGCATTATAGTTTTTGAGATGCACATGAAAATAAATCATGCAAGAAGCAGCTAAACTTTATTAAAACTTATTTGCTAAGGCTCAATTTGACAACAACCacgtttctttatttttctgttccttttttctttttttggtgaaggtaataaattattttttttcttttttttttttggtaaaggtaataaattatttttctgttcctttACTCTCCAGAATAGGAAAAAAACACATTTGTTTgataacatcaattaatttttctattttcaagaatagaaaaatatctgggaaatagatttgaaacataaacaagaaatagaaaaaaaaaaaaatagcttcttATTCAtatgaacaatttctagaaataagtcattttttcatttcttctacttcttccttGCCGCTTGGCCCTTTGCTGCCACCACCATGTGGGGGTGGGTGGTGACAGATGGCGATGGACGGCAGTGGTGGATagcaaagaaaagataaaaagataaaaatacttaaaattttattaaaaattaaaagaaatactACGTTATAAAAAAACTTGCGAATAGTattaaatgtaaattttatatagttatcaaacgcattcttttactggaaattatgtaaaaaaactatttaaaaaaaattcaaaatagaaatattaccaaatagaCCTTATGCGATGTGGTATGATATAGCTTTAACTTTTGGAACAAAAGTGAGTTCttgcatatatttttttcactCCCACATCATCCATCCACTGAAGTACACCTTTCCTATTTATAAATGTAACATATCCCTCACCTAATTCAAGAACAGACAGAGGAAGTGAAACTATTCAAAGTGCTAAAAAAGATCATACCCTTTATGCTTCCCGTGACGCCGGATCACATAGTACTGATTGGAGGATAAGGGCTGGCCGATGAGTGGTATCATGAATACCCCATCGTTGTATACCGTCGAGCTCTCACCGTGGTTCTCGGTGTACCGGACCGTGAGGTCCTTGTTCTGAGGGAAGGGGAAGTTGTAGAGCTGGCTGTCCTTACACAACCCAAAGCAGCAGAAATTCTGGGCTTCCTCATCCTGAATAACCAGGTATCCAGAGCCCGGCCCTGCCGGCGGAGCCTCCGAGAGGGCCTCAGGGTGCTTCCAATACACGGACAGAGGCCGCGTCACATACATCttcccaaagaaaagaaagaaagaaagaaagaaagaactttgCTCTTTCTATACGCAGTCTTGAAATGGTGAAGATATGTTCATGTATGTGAGAAACATTGGTTTCTTGAATGAATGCCCCTGTTTAAAAGAAGGCGGGTTTGCAATGTCAACGATCAAACCGGATGACTTTTATTACGAAGGAATGTGCGGGGAAAGTTCTTTCTCAGTCCTCTGCGCGGTCGTGATGAGCTGGGTTGACCCTGCGAAAACGATAGGATATTGTGGCGAGCAAGCAAGCAATAAAGAACTGGAGTAAGAAATATTAATTAGAGAGAGCGACTCGTCTTCTTCCACCTGGCTCCTCTTAATATTCCTCGCTGCTCCATGGAAACCTCATGGTACGTTTGCGTGGTCATTAGGTTTTTCATTCTCTATCGGCTCGGTTCATTGACATTTTTGTGTTCACATGTGAAAGGAACGAACACGAGGATAGCGCCACAAAGAATTTTATGTTTCCTATTGAATTCCACCGGTCCATTTTCTTGGATAAGAGCAGCTCAGCAGCCATTGCTGATCCTGATCCACTGTTGACGTGGCCATTCAtttaaaaagggaagaaaatttgTACAAGAAGAATGAAATTCAACTCTCTTTCCATTTGACTTTCGTTGTTGGCGAGGCGGCGCTCAGGGGATGGAATCGCTGTGGAGGCTGACAGCGGTTGTGGAGATTTTTGCGGCGGTGGTTTTGGAATTGGCAAACGAAGTGGAGCCATGTTTTTCTTagggttcaaaatgaaaaagtaaaaagatttcTTTTTGTGAGTACagaattttatgaattattgtcCAAGGAGGGCCTTACTTTTGTTTTGCGGTCCAACCGAGATCGTGATGTCCGTTTGCGCAGATTCTCGTTTACTTCTtgcaaaaattatgaaattgatATGCATAAATGTGAATATAAATATCCATACGTGAAAGTTTTCAACACTTCCAAATACTTTCTTTTTTACATAAATGATCTTTAAACATTAGCTTAATATGCAATCTTATCATTGAACTTTTAGTTTGCCCAATGTGATATCTGAATTATAGCTTGATGTGTAATATTATCATAAATAATCTTTGAACATTAGCTCAATGTGCAATATTATCcgtgaacttttaatttgctcaattaTGGCTCgatgtgtaatattgtccacaaatttttaatttatttaatgtggtctCAAGCTTTagtaaatatgcaatctaatctctgaattatatataaatgttcaatgttatcCTAATCATAtattggatattttcatatagctTGGGATTAAATTAGACAGCCTGGGATGACCCCTTCCCTGAGCTTAAAACGAACTCTGATCGTTTCATATGGTTGGGGAACTTGTCCAGTACCTTTTCTGCTACTTTGCTTGGGAAGCTATTTGGCCAAGAGAGCAGACTTTGCAATGGGCTCGTTTTATTTTGAACAAAGCGCTGATCCCCTACTATCAATTCCTGCTATGGTTGATCACTAGGAACAAGCTGCCAACTCAAGTGATGTTTCTTTCTTATGGCATAATCCCAATTGTGAATTGTGGCTTTTGTTCTTGTCATCCGGACTCGGTCGACcatctcttttttggttgtTCCATTCCAGCTGCACTTGTCACTTTCCGGGCTTCTAGATTTAATTTTGCTTGGACGAACAAATCTTGGATGGACAACTTGCAATGGGTGATCAAGTATTTATCTGGAACTTCCTTTCATTCCACCCTTGCTCGGTTCGCTTTTGCTGCTTTATGCAACATCATTTGGAAGGAGCGGAATAATATTCTTTTCGAGGGTAGACCGCCTTCCCTTTCTACCATGAAGATACAGTTGGAGAAGATTGTCAGGGACAAGGCTTTGTCTTTTCACCGGATTCCTCCCAGCACCACAAATCATAGATTGTTGCATTGCCGATCAATAAACCATTCTTTTTTGCGGAATGATCCACCTATTGGTCAATAGACCTTTTCGAGTAGGGGGTTCTCTCATTTCCTGTTCTGGTTGGAGGTCCTCCTCGGTTCGTGTAGCTGAAGAAGGTGCTAGTTCgaatttttggaagcttcttTAGTGCAGTTGGCAAGCTATCCTAGCATTCCTACATTTGTATTCATCTCCCTGCACTTGTGTAGTTGTTGggattcaatatttttttgtgatcccTATGTAGGTTTTTGCTTTGCCACTGTTTGGCTTTCCTTCGCTCCTGTgcagttggttttcttttaccTTGGCACTCTTCCACTCACACTTTGACTGTTGTTTTTGTGAGTGCAAGTTCTTGGTACCGAGTTTTTGTTGTATATCGTTCTTGTTGCTTTTGGCTTAAGTCAATATATATCTCttacatttacccaaaaaaaaaaattagacatgtaccaaaatttgatcaatcatattaaacaaattaaaagtttagagataatAATATTATGCATTGAGCTATGATTCAAGGAGcatttgtgtttttttcccaaaaagataAAGTGAAAGTGCTGCAAACTAGGTAGCTAATTCATAGTAGGTTAATGTTGTATCCACTGCTAATATAACAAAAGTGGTTTTAAATAGGTCTGTTCTTTTTGCACACTTGATTAAGACTTGTTGGTTAGTTCAAtataattatgccaatatttgttgaCTTCATTATGCCAGCGAGCCACGGCCTCAAAAATCGTGATGGCATTGAAGTGGTCGATTTTTCGCAAAGACGGCActcaaatgattaaaaaaaagaaatagcacTAAAGTAAGCATTGCACAAAAGTTTTTAGCACTTGTGATGTTCTTTTTTCTGAGGTTATAACTACTCAACCTCCATAATCAAGTCCCTTCCAAACTTGTACTAgcttatgcttttcttttttacgaTCTAGCACGAGTAGAATTTCGTCGCAAGTAATGCAGGTCATTGCTTGCTTTTTGGCTTACTTATTCATGCTTATAGCGTGCGCTTGCACTCCAATTTGCGGCCATTGTGCCCGAGAAACTATAGGTCTTTCTTTTAAGGCATGGAAGTCTGGAAGACGTGTATGTACAACAACCCGTAGGGTTGGTGCCGTTGGTTGGTGCTTTGGAGAATATTCATGGTTGGAGAACCTCGAGCAAAATCGAGGTGCTAGTCCCTGTTATCTGATATAGTATGTGAAGAAATTCATGAACAgaagagaaatggaagaaaaacgagagagagagagagagagagagagagagagtttgatgAATGTATTTCTTCTATTATTCAACTTCCTTGAATCTTTACAATATGAGAGATTCCCTTCTTATATCTGCTCTTGTTCTCTCAATGAATCTGTTTTACAAATGAGCTGTTGAACAAATAGTCAACTCCCTAACTGCAAGGAACTAACCAAATACCGGTCACAAGAAGTGGAAACAGagtaaatggaaaaatatagTGTATGAGTAGAGTAACGGTTTAGCAGACTTCGCAGCCTTTCTTCATGCAATATCTCGATCCGTATTatcatccttcttctttcttctctttatttttaacaGTAGATCTTCTTCTTTCGTATACTTTCTCGGCATCATTCATACAATCAGCTTCTTCCTCATTTATGCTTTTGGCTTCTGTTCTTGTTATTTGCTGTTGAATGAGCTGTTGTCTTTTGTTCTTAACATCCCCCCGCAAATTGGGCAGCGGTGAATAACCAATGCCCAATTTGAGACGAAGAGAGGAGTGTGTTAGTTTAGATAGTGGCTTAGTAAAAATATTAGCAATTTGGTTATGGCTGGGAACATATCTAACACACAAGGATCCAGACGCAACTTTTTCTCGAACAAAGTGGAAATCAACctcaatatg
The nucleotide sequence above comes from Eucalyptus grandis isolate ANBG69807.140 chromosome 2, ASM1654582v1, whole genome shotgun sequence. Encoded proteins:
- the LOC104433330 gene encoding uncharacterized protein LOC104433330, whose protein sequence is MYVTRPLSVYWKHPEALSEAPPAGPGSGYLVIQDEEAQNFCCFGLCKDSQLYNFPFPQNKDLTVRYTENHGESSTVYNDGVFMIPLIGQPLSSNQYYVIRRHGKHKGEAHGNSTEEDKGTCLCFRYVKDKKPRPLDPNDMYQQFIIYPRETTCGYGGFHAKSVAPDGYPPRFLKRKGWTLHGKTPKNFFLDDDAQGVNDSQRSKLPSLDFPIDRKSSDPAVVGKWYCPFMFVKDGDVGDQIKTSAFFEMTLQQRWEQVHVCENHASKGNAVEVDELVQKEAITVFGEEAGEGDVSDGVVWFRSKRGVIGLGMAIVERMRWEEERVGWVKEGEKRGRVKRADEFIKSGSSENWKRFGCYVLVESFVLKRMDKTLVLACDFMHTHQVRSKWE